The following are from one region of the Coffea eugenioides isolate CCC68of chromosome 2, Ceug_1.0, whole genome shotgun sequence genome:
- the LOC113760943 gene encoding ras-related protein RABA1c yields the protein MAGYRAEDDYDYLFKVVLIGDSGVGKSNLLSRFTRNEFSLESKSTIGVEFATRSLNVDNKVIKAQIWDTAGQERYRAITSAYYRGAVGALLVYDVTRHSTFENVERWLRELRDHTDPNIVVMLVGNKSDLRHLVAVSTEDGKSFAERESLYFMETSALEATNVDSAFAEVLTQIYHIVSKKAMEAGENGANGTVPSKGEKIDVGKDVSAMKKGGCCST from the exons ATGGCAGGGTACAGAGCTGAAGATGACTATGACTACCTGTTTAAGGTGGTTTTGATTGGAGATTCAGGTGTTGGCAAGTCCAACTTGCTTTCAAGATTCACCAGAAATGAGTTCAGCCTTGAGTCCAAGTCTACAATTGGTGTTGAGTTTGCTACCAGAAGCTTGAATGTTGATAATAAAGTCATCAAGGCTCAGATTTGGGATACTGCTGGCCAAGAAAG GTATCGGGCCATCACCAGCGCCTATTACCGCGGTGCTGTTGGTGCCTTGCTTGTGTATGATGTGACACGGCATTCTACTTTTGAGAATGTAGAAAGGTGGTTGAGGGAACTGAGAGATCACACAGATCCCAATATTGTTGTCATGCTTGTTGGCAACAAGTCCGATCTCCGACACCTTGTGGCGGTCTCAACTGAGGATGGAAAGTCTTTTGCAGAAAGGGAATCACTTTATTTCATGGAAACTTCTGCACTTGAAGCTACCAATGTGGATAGTGCATTTGCAGAGGTCCTTACGCAGATTTACCATATAGTGAGCAAGAAGGCCATGGAGGCTGGTGAAAATGGAGCTAATGGAACAGTTCCATCAAAGGGAGAGAAAATCGATGTCGGTAAGGATGTATCCGCTATGAAGAAAGGTGGCTGCTGTTCAACATAG